In a single window of the Mus musculus strain C57BL/6J chromosome 6, GRCm38.p6 C57BL/6J genome:
- the Bhlhe41 gene encoding class E basic helix-loop-helix protein 41 isoform 1 (isoform 1 is encoded by transcript variant 1), protein MDEGIPHLQERQLLEHRDFIGLDYSSLYMCKPKRSLKRDDTKDTYKLPHRLIEKKRRDRINECIAQLKDLLPEHLKLTTLGHLEKAVVLELTLKHLKALTALTEQQHQKIIALQNGERSLKSPVQADLDAFHSGFQTCAKEVLQYLARFESWTPREPRCAQLVSHLHAVATQLLTPQVPSGRGSGRAPCSAGAAAASGPERVARCVPVIQRTQPGTEPEHDTDTDSGYGGEAEQGRAAVKQEPPGDSSPAPKRPKLEARGALLGPEPALLGSLVALGGGAPFAQPAAAPFCLPFYLLSPSAAAYVQPWLDKSGLDKYLYPAAAAPFPLLYPGIPAAAAAAAAAAFPCLSSVLSPPPEKAGATAGAPFLAHEVAPPGPLRPQHAHSRTHLPRAVNPESSQEDATQPAKDAP, encoded by the exons ATGGACGAAGGAATCCCTCATTTGCAAGAGAGACAGTTACTGGAACATAGGGATTTTATAGG ACTGGACTATTCCTCTTTGTATATGTGTAAACCCAAAAGGAGCTTGAAGCGAGACGATACCAAG GATACCTACAAGTTACCGCACAGATTAATAGAAAAGAAGAGACGAGACCGAATTAATGAATGCATTGCTCAGCTGAAAGATTTACTGCCCGAACATCTGAAATTGACA ACACTGgggcatttggagaaagcagtagTCTTGGAATTAACTTTAAAGCACTTGAAAGCGCTAACAGCCTTAACTGAGCAGCAGCATCAGAAGATAATTGCTTTACAGAATG GGGAGCGCTCTCTGAAATCGCCGGTCCAGGCCGACTTGGATGCGTTCCACTCGGGGTTTCAAACCTGCGCCAAAGAAGTCTTGCAATACCTCGCGCGCTTTGAGAGCTGGACACCCAGGGAGCCGCGCTGCGCACAGCTCGTCAGCCACCTGCATGCCGTGGCCACCCAGCTCCTGACGCCACAGGTGCCCTCCGGCAGGGGCTCTGGGCGCGCGCCCTGCAGCGCGGGGGCTGCGGCCGCCTCGGGTCCCGAGCGCGTCGCCCGCTGCGTGCCGGTCATCCAGCGGACTCAGCCCGGCACGGAGCCGGAACACGACACGGACACCGACAGCGGCTACGGAGGCGAGGCGGAGCAGGGCCGCGCGGCCGTCAAGCAGGAGCCACCCGGGGACTCGTCGCCTGCGCCCAAGAGGCCGAAGCTGGAGGCGCGCGGCGCGCTCCTGGGCCCGGAGCCCGCGCTGCTCGGCTCGCTCGTGGCGCTTGGCGGGGGCGCGCCCTTCGCGCAGCCCGCTGCCGCGCCCTTCTGCCTGCCCTTCTATCTGCTGTCGCCGTCCGCCGCCGCCTACGTACAGCCCTGGCTAGACAAGAGCGGCCTGGACAAGTATCTGTACCCCGCGGCGGCCGCGCCCTTCCCGCTGCTGTATCCCGGCATCCCAGCAGCGGCcgccgctgctgctgccgccgctttCCCTTGCTTGTCGTCCGTGCTGTCGCCACCCCCGGAGAAGGCCGGCGCGACCGCCGGTGCCCCGTTCCTGGCGCACGAGGTGGCGCCCCCGGGGCCGCTGCGCCCCCAGCACGCGCATAGCCGCACCCACCTGCCGCGCGCTGTGAACCCGGAGAGCTCTCAGGAAGATGCCACGCAGCCGGCCAAGGACGCCCCCTGA
- the Bhlhe41 gene encoding class E basic helix-loop-helix protein 41 isoform 2 (isoform 2 is encoded by transcript variant 2), translated as MDEGIPHLQERQLLEHRDFIGLDYSSLYMCKPKRSLKRDDTKDTYKLPHRLIEKKRRDRINECIAQLKDLLPEHLKLTTLGHLEKAVVLELTLKHLKALTALTEQQHQKIIALQNVCGLYRWNAQEKPSSL; from the exons ATGGACGAAGGAATCCCTCATTTGCAAGAGAGACAGTTACTGGAACATAGGGATTTTATAGG ACTGGACTATTCCTCTTTGTATATGTGTAAACCCAAAAGGAGCTTGAAGCGAGACGATACCAAG GATACCTACAAGTTACCGCACAGATTAATAGAAAAGAAGAGACGAGACCGAATTAATGAATGCATTGCTCAGCTGAAAGATTTACTGCCCGAACATCTGAAATTGACA ACACTGgggcatttggagaaagcagtagTCTTGGAATTAACTTTAAAGCACTTGAAAGCGCTAACAGCCTTAACTGAGCAGCAGCATCAGAAGATAATTGCTTTACAGAATG TCTGCGGATTATATCGCTGGAATGCCCAGGAAAAGCCGAGCTCACTGTAG